The genomic interval TGACGCTCAGACAGGACAAACCGTATACGTTCATGATTACTCATAAAATTTACCAGGGAAGCGCGTTCGACGGTAAAATAAAGTAGATGGGCTCCAAAGCCTCGGTAAGATAGATGGCTTCAGCACCACACATCGTCGTCATCGGCGGCGGTTCCACCGGAGCGGGCATCACCCGCGACCTCGCGATGCGCGGGTTGGATGTCACGCTCCTCGAACAGGGGAACCTCACACACGGGACGACCGGCCGGATGCACGGATTGCTCCACAGCGGCGGCCGGTACGCCGTCTCCGACCAGGCGAGCGCGACCGAATGTATCGAGGAGAACCGCGTCCTCCGTGATATCGCGTCACACTGCGTCGAGATGACCGGCGGCCTGTTCGTCAAGCGCCCCGAAGACACCGAGGAGTACTTCGAGAAGAAGCTCTCGGGGTGTGAGGAGTGTGGCATTCCGGCGGAGGTCGTCTCCCGCGAGGAGGCCCGCAAGATCGAGCCACACCTCGCGAAGGACATCGACAAGGCGATCTCGGTCCCGGACGGCGCGATCGACCCGTTCCGGCTGGTCGTCGCCAACGCGGCCAGCGCCCAGGAACATGGCGCGCGCATCGAGACACACTCGAAGGTGACGAACCTCGTCGTCGAGAACGACGAAGTCGTCGGCGTCGAGGTCGACCACAGCGCCGGCCCCGGCAAGCGCGTCCACGGCACCGAGGGCGGCACCGAGGAGATCCGCGCGGACTACATCGTCAACGCGACGGGCGCGTGGGCGGGCCGCATCGGCGACATGGCCGGCGTCGACATCGAGGTTCGCCCCTCGAAGGGCGTCATGACCATCATGAACTCCCGCCAGGTCGACACCGTCATCAACCGCTGTCGGCCCAAGGGCGACGCCGACATCATCGTCCCCCACGAGACCACCTGCATCCTGGGGACGACCGACGAGGAGGTCGAAGACCCCGAGGACTACCCCGAAGAGCAGTGGGAAGTGGACCTGATGATCGAGACGCTCTCGGAACTGGTCCCGATGCTCGCCGACGCCCGGACGATCCGGTCGTTCTGGGGCGTCCGGCCGCTGTACGAACCGCCGGACGTGGGCAGCGACGACCCGACCGACATCACCCGGGACTTCTTCCTGCTGGACCACGAGGAGCGGGACGATCTGGACGGGATGACCAGCATCGTCGGCGGGAAGTTCACCACCTACCGAATGATGGGCGAACAGATCTCCGACCACGTCTGCAACCAGTTCGGCATCGACGCGGACTGCCGGACCGCGGACGTACCGCTGCCGGGCAGCGACGACTTCACCGTCCTGCGGGACTACATGGACGAGTTCGGCCTGCGCTCGCCGATCGGCCGGCGCAGCGTCGAACGGCTGGGCTCGCGGGCCGACGAGGTGCTGAAGACCGACGGGCCGAACCCGACGGTGTGTGAGTGCGAGGGCGTCACCCGCGCGGAGATCCAGGACGCCATCTCCCAGTCCGGGTCGGACCTCAACGCCGTCCGCATCCGTACCCGTGCATCGATGGGCAACTGCCAGGGCGGCTTCTGTACCCACCGGATGGCGAGCGAACTCCACGGGGAATACGACGAGAGCGTCGCCCGCCAGGCCTGGGACGAACTGCTCCAGGAGCGCTGGAAGGGCCAGCGCCACGCGCTGTGGGGCCAACAGCTCTCCCAAGCGATGTTGAACTACGCCCTGCACGCGACGACACAGAACCGGGACAGGGACCCGGCCGACGGCGAGCCGGTCGACTTCGCCGCCTTCGACACGGGGGCCACACAGCCCGGTGGCGCGACCGGGACCGACGTGGCCGCCGACGGAGGGCGCACGGATGGCGATTGAGTCCGAGGTACTCGTCATCGGCGGCGGCCTCGCCGGCCTCTCCAGCGCGCTCGCGGCCGCCCGCGAGGGCGCCGACGTGCGACTCCTGTCGTACAAGCAGAGTACCCTCCGGAACGCCTCGGGGCTGGTCGACATCCTCGGGTATACCCACGACGGAGACGGGCCGTTGACCGACCCCTACGAGGCGATCCCGGAACTCCCGTCTAGCCACCCCTACCGGACGGTCGGCGTCGACGGCGTCCGCGAGGCCATGGCGATGTTCGACGACGTGACCGACTACCGAGGTGACCACACGGACACCAACGCCCTCCTCCCGACCCACGGCGGGACGGTCAAACCCACTGCCCGCTATCCCCGTGGCGCCGCCGCCGGCCTGGCCAGCGACGACCGCGACGTGTTGCTGGTCGGACTGGGGTCGATGGTCGACTTCGACGCGCCCCACGTCGCTGCCCACCTCGAAGCCGCCGGTGTCCCGTTCGAGGCCCGCGGCGTCAGCATCGAGTTCCCCGGCGACCTCCGGGCCGACGCGAAGGTAACCCGCTACGCCAAACTGTTGGACACGAACGGCGAAGTCGCGGTCGGCGGCCGGATGGTCGGCGCTCGGGACGCGCTCGCGGACGCGATCGAGCCACACCTCGACGGCGAGGCGCGGGTCGGTCTGCCGGCGATCCTCGGCGACGACCACCCGGACGCGGTGCGCGCCGCGCTCGGTGACGCGCTGAGCGTCGATGTCTTCGAGGTCCCGATGGGGCCACCGTCGCTTCCCGGTCTCCGCCTCGAAGACGCGCTCTTCGAGGCGGTAGACGAGGCCGGCGGGAACTTCGAGACGGGTAATCCCGTCGTCGACTACGCCGCCGAGGACGGCCACATCGAGGAAGTGTACATCGAGAAAAACGGTGCGAGGATCCCGGTCAGCGGCGACCAGTACGTCCTCGCGACGGGTGGGCTGGTCGGGAAAGGCGTCGAGTCAGACCGTGAGGGCGTCTACGAACCGATCTTCGACTGCCACGTCCCCCACGCCGAGGACCGCTACGACTGGTTCGATCTGGACGTGTTCGGGGACCACCCGTTCGCCCGCTTCGGCCTGCCGACAGACGAGCAGTTGCGCCCACTGACAGCGACCGACAGCGTCGAGTTCGACAACCTGCGCGCCGCCGGGGGTATCCTGGGCGGCTACGACTTCGCGGCCGAGAAGTCCGGCAGCGGGGTGTCGATCGCGACGGGCCACGCGGCTGGCACGAACGCCGCACAGGAGGCACGATGAGCGACGCCGAATCCCCAACAGAGTTCGACCCGACAGCACCGAACACGGGCGAGGACTTCGAACCGGTCGATGTCTTCCCCGACAGTGACGACTTCGACCTGCGCCCCGGCGCGGACTCGTGTTACAAGTGCTCGACCTGTGACACGAACTGCCCGGTCGCGGAGGTCGACGACGAGTTCCCCGGCCCGAAGTTCCAGGGGCCAGAGCAGTGGCGCCTGAAACAGAACGAGGACGACTACACGATCGACGACTCGATCACGGACTGCTCGAACTGCATGCGATGTGACAACGCCTGCCCGTCCGGCGTCCCCCTCTCACAGATGCACAACACCGCAC from Haloarcula pelagica carries:
- the glpA gene encoding anaerobic glycerol-3-phosphate dehydrogenase subunit GlpA, which encodes MASAPHIVVIGGGSTGAGITRDLAMRGLDVTLLEQGNLTHGTTGRMHGLLHSGGRYAVSDQASATECIEENRVLRDIASHCVEMTGGLFVKRPEDTEEYFEKKLSGCEECGIPAEVVSREEARKIEPHLAKDIDKAISVPDGAIDPFRLVVANAASAQEHGARIETHSKVTNLVVENDEVVGVEVDHSAGPGKRVHGTEGGTEEIRADYIVNATGAWAGRIGDMAGVDIEVRPSKGVMTIMNSRQVDTVINRCRPKGDADIIVPHETTCILGTTDEEVEDPEDYPEEQWEVDLMIETLSELVPMLADARTIRSFWGVRPLYEPPDVGSDDPTDITRDFFLLDHEERDDLDGMTSIVGGKFTTYRMMGEQISDHVCNQFGIDADCRTADVPLPGSDDFTVLRDYMDEFGLRSPIGRRSVERLGSRADEVLKTDGPNPTVCECEGVTRAEIQDAISQSGSDLNAVRIRTRASMGNCQGGFCTHRMASELHGEYDESVARQAWDELLQERWKGQRHALWGQQLSQAMLNYALHATTQNRDRDPADGEPVDFAAFDTGATQPGGATGTDVAADGGRTDGD
- the glpB gene encoding glycerol-3-phosphate dehydrogenase subunit GlpB, with amino-acid sequence MAIESEVLVIGGGLAGLSSALAAAREGADVRLLSYKQSTLRNASGLVDILGYTHDGDGPLTDPYEAIPELPSSHPYRTVGVDGVREAMAMFDDVTDYRGDHTDTNALLPTHGGTVKPTARYPRGAAAGLASDDRDVLLVGLGSMVDFDAPHVAAHLEAAGVPFEARGVSIEFPGDLRADAKVTRYAKLLDTNGEVAVGGRMVGARDALADAIEPHLDGEARVGLPAILGDDHPDAVRAALGDALSVDVFEVPMGPPSLPGLRLEDALFEAVDEAGGNFETGNPVVDYAAEDGHIEEVYIEKNGARIPVSGDQYVLATGGLVGKGVESDREGVYEPIFDCHVPHAEDRYDWFDLDVFGDHPFARFGLPTDEQLRPLTATDSVEFDNLRAAGGILGGYDFAAEKSGSGVSIATGHAAGTNAAQEAR